A single region of the Grus americana isolate bGruAme1 chromosome 3, bGruAme1.mat, whole genome shotgun sequence genome encodes:
- the GPR6 gene encoding LOW QUALITY PROTEIN: G-protein coupled receptor 6 (The sequence of the model RefSeq protein was modified relative to this genomic sequence to represent the inferred CDS: deleted 1 base in 1 codon) translates to MEAAAALNESGAAAPRLPAGGGNASLELSSRPPAPAALNPWDVMLCVSGTAIACENALVVAIICYSPALRTPMFVLVGSLATADLLAGLGLILNFVFQYVIRSETVSLLTVGFLVASFAASVSSLLAITVDRYLSLYNALTYYSERTVLCIHTMLAGAWGVSLCLGLLPVLGWNCLHDHAACSVVRPLTKSNVTLLSASFFLVFLIMLHLYIEICKIVCRHAHQIALQQHFLTASHYVATKKGVSTLAIILGTFGASWLPFAIYCVVGDPDYPSVYTYATLLPATYNSMINPIIYAYRNQEIQRSMWVLFCGCFQAKVSFRSRSPSDV, encoded by the exons ATGGAGGCAGCGGCGGCCCTGAACGAGAGCGGAGCGGCCGCC CCCCGGCTGCCGGCCGGCGGCGGCAACGCCTCGCTGGAGCTGTCGTCGCGgccccccgcgcccgccgccctcAACCCCTGGGACGTGATGCTCTGCGTCTCCGGCACCGCCATCGCCTGCGAGAACGCCCTGGTGGTGGCCATCATCTGCTACTCGCCCGCCCTGCGCACCCCCATGTTCGTGCTGGTGGGCAGCCTGGCCACGGCCGACCTCCTGGCCGGCCTCGGCCTCATCCTCAACTTTGTTTTCCAGTACGTGATCCGCTCCGAGACGGTCAGCCTGCTGACGGTGGGCTTCCTCGTCGCCTCCTTCGCCGCCTCCGTGAGTAGCTTGCTGGCCATCACGGTCGATCGCTACCTCTCCCTCTACAATGCCCTCACCTACTACTCAGAGAGGACGGTGCTCTGCATCCACACCATGCTGGCGGGCGCCTGGGGGGTCTCCctctgcctggggctgctgcccgTCCTGGGCTGGAACTGCCTCCACGACCACGCAGCCTGCAGCGTCGTCAGGCCCTTGACCAAGAGCAATGTGACGCTGCTGTCCGCCTCTTTCTTTCTCGTTTTCCTCATCATGCTCCATCTCTACATCGAGATCTGCAAGATCGTTTGCAGGCATGCCCACCAGATAGCCCTCCAGCAGCACTTTCTGACTGCTTCACACTATGTCGCCACCAAAAAAGGAGTCTCTACCCTTGCTATAATCCTCGGGACTTTCGGAGCCAGCTGGCTGCCTTTTGCCATCTACTGTGTAGTGGGGGATCCTGACTATCCTTCCGTGTACACGTACGCCACGCTTCTACCCGCTACCTACAACTCCATGATCAACCCCATCATTTACGCCTACAGGAACCAGGAAATCCAGAGGTCCATGTGGGTGCTCTTCTGCGGCTGCTTTCAGGCTAAAGTGTCCTTTCGCTCCCGGTCCCCCAGCGATGTCTGA